The Candidatus Angelobacter sp. genome window below encodes:
- a CDS encoding pitrilysin family protein yields MPYKKIYFEEKTLSNGLKVILHKDRRNPLVVISLLYHVGSKNELEGQRGFAHFFEHLMFESTKNINRGEFFRLVMSNGGLTNAYTTPDETFYYDILPSNEIALGLWLESERMMNAKIDKKSIDIQRQVVKEEKKLSIDNLPYTSSILEVVPKHLFKKHPYRIPVIGLEKDLNQSSEMDYINFYKTFYVPNNAVLVVSGDIDLKETEKMIDYYFSAIPQSAYPIPVLAIKEELIYEEIFSICSEKNVVVPSIVFAYRTPARINKDTKVIEIIHKLLSIGESSRLKNVVKKKLAANAVSFFKSMEDYGEFIVHAIKNTGVDLDVLARALDEEIERFKNEGISIRELEKVVNNLEREFILRNSSMFRIAESLSFSHIHYKNAERINTYLQEYKQIKVEDVKIVANKYFNKSQRLHLKILGTK; encoded by the coding sequence ATGCCATATAAAAAAATTTATTTTGAAGAAAAAACTCTCTCCAATGGATTGAAGGTAATTTTGCATAAGGATAGAAGGAATCCCTTGGTTGTAATATCATTGTTATACCATGTTGGATCTAAAAATGAATTGGAAGGTCAGAGAGGGTTTGCACATTTTTTCGAACATTTGATGTTTGAAAGTACTAAAAATATTAATAGAGGAGAATTTTTTAGACTTGTAATGAGTAATGGTGGCCTTACGAATGCTTATACTACTCCAGATGAAACTTTTTACTATGATATTTTACCATCTAATGAGATTGCTTTAGGTTTATGGTTAGAATCGGAACGGATGATGAATGCTAAAATTGATAAAAAAAGTATAGATATACAACGTCAAGTGGTAAAAGAGGAAAAAAAATTAAGTATAGATAACCTTCCTTATACCTCTTCTATACTTGAAGTAGTACCTAAACATCTTTTCAAAAAACATCCATATAGGATACCTGTAATAGGTTTAGAAAAAGATCTTAACCAATCATCAGAAATGGATTATATAAATTTTTATAAAACTTTTTATGTTCCTAATAATGCTGTTTTAGTTGTTTCTGGTGATATTGATTTGAAAGAAACAGAAAAAATGATAGACTATTATTTTTCAGCTATACCACAGAGTGCTTATCCAATTCCCGTTTTAGCAATTAAAGAAGAATTGATTTACGAAGAAATCTTTTCCATTTGCTCTGAAAAAAACGTAGTTGTTCCATCGATAGTATTTGCTTATCGAACTCCTGCACGAATAAACAAAGACACTAAAGTTATTGAGATAATACATAAATTGCTTTCAATAGGAGAAAGTTCTCGTTTAAAAAATGTTGTTAAAAAAAAATTAGCTGCTAATGCAGTTTCATTTTTTAAGTCAATGGAAGATTATGGGGAATTTATTGTTCATGCAATAAAAAATACTGGAGTAGACTTAGATGTTTTGGCTAGAGCATTAGATGAAGAAATAGAACGTTTTAAAAATGAAGGAATTAGCATAAGAGAACTAGAAAAAGTAGTTAACAATTTAGAAAGAGAATTTATTTTAAGAAATTCTTCCATGTTTAGAATAGCTGAAAGTCTATCTTTTTCCCATATACATTATAAAAATGCAGAAAGAATAAATACTTATTTACAAGAATATAAACAAATAAAAGTGGAAGATGTAAAAATAGTTGCTAATAAATATTTTAATAAGTCTCAACGTCTTCATCTTAAAATTTTAGGTACTAAATAA
- the der gene encoding ribosome biogenesis GTPase Der, whose amino-acid sequence MNFIAVIVGRPNVGKSSLFNRIIGHNKSIVNEKSGVTRDRDYGFSEWNGISFILVDTGGYSLIEEIIEKKIKKQVDLAIDEADIILFVVDIMDGLTNLDLEIAKLLRKSKKQVFLIINKVDYKKYIYHSLEFHKLGFSNYFCISSSNGWGTGDLLDQLTKIFSKISKKEFFPKYFKKFAIIGRPNVGKSTIINTFLGEERNIVTNISGTTRNSIDTFYNKFGIECVLIDTAGIRKNSKINEDLEFYSILRTIRAIERSTVCLLVIDAVRGWEKQDMNILRILKKNGKGFIVVINKWDLIEKKEKKNYEKKIKEKISYFEDIPIFFFSALSKKKKDILKIMEELMRISENCKRKIKTKVLNDLFLPIIENNPPPKVNGKQIKVKYCTQFSKMRFVFFSNYPKSVKDNYKRFLESKLRGYFSFLKGVPINLIFFYA is encoded by the coding sequence ATGAATTTTATTGCTGTAATAGTTGGTCGTCCAAATGTAGGAAAATCAAGTTTATTCAATAGAATAATTGGCCATAATAAATCTATTGTAAATGAAAAAAGTGGTGTTACTAGAGATAGAGATTATGGATTTTCTGAATGGAACGGTATAAGTTTTATCCTTGTGGATACAGGAGGATATTCTCTAATCGAAGAAATTATAGAAAAAAAAATAAAAAAACAAGTGGATCTGGCGATTGATGAGGCCGATATAATTTTATTTGTTGTAGATATTATGGATGGACTAACAAATCTAGATTTAGAAATAGCTAAATTACTTAGAAAATCTAAAAAACAAGTTTTTTTAATAATCAATAAAGTAGATTATAAAAAATATATTTACCATTCACTTGAATTTCATAAATTAGGATTCAGTAATTATTTTTGTATATCATCATCAAACGGATGGGGTACAGGAGATCTTCTCGATCAGCTAACAAAAATATTTTCAAAAATTTCTAAAAAAGAATTTTTTCCAAAATATTTTAAAAAATTTGCTATAATTGGACGTCCAAATGTAGGAAAATCTACAATTATTAACACTTTTTTAGGGGAAGAACGAAATATAGTTACTAATATTTCTGGAACAACTAGAAATAGTATTGATACATTTTATAATAAATTTGGAATTGAATGTGTTTTAATTGATACGGCAGGAATTAGAAAAAATTCAAAAATAAACGAAGATTTAGAATTTTATTCTATTCTTCGAACGATAAGGGCGATCGAACGATCCACTGTTTGTTTATTGGTAATTGATGCTGTTAGGGGATGGGAAAAACAAGATATGAATATTCTTAGAATTCTTAAAAAGAACGGAAAAGGATTTATTGTTGTTATTAATAAATGGGATTTGATTGAAAAAAAAGAAAAAAAAAATTATGAAAAAAAAATTAAAGAAAAAATCTCCTATTTTGAGGATATTCCTATCTTTTTTTTTTCAGCTTTATCTAAAAAAAAGAAGGATATATTAAAAATAATGGAAGAATTAATGAGAATTTCTGAAAATTGTAAAAGAAAGATAAAAACAAAAGTTTTAAATGATTTGTTTTTACCTATTATTGAAAATAATCCTCCTCCAAAAGTTAATGGAAAACAAATTAAAGTAAAATATTGTACTCAATTCTCCAAAATGAGATTTGTTTTTTTTTCTAATTATCCAAAATCTGTTAAAGATAACTATAAGAGATTCTTAGAAAGTAAATTACGGGGGTATTTCAGTTTTTTAAAAGGAGTTCCTATTAATTTAATATTTTTTTACGCGTGA
- a CDS encoding heavy metal translocating P-type ATPase metal-binding domain-containing protein, protein MNACFHCGGKIKSEKKLKKKLFCCSGCKEIYKILQFHKLNKFYDLNAHPGMIPNKKNNRFDFLDQKKIREKLVDFENDKITLIRLSVPSIHCSSCIWILESLPKIHTGIIQSTVNFPTKKVCVLFNNKKLQLSKLAYFLSKLGYTPNFNEKSRYNSIKNKKLIYKIVISFFCFVNIMLLAIPEYIGSGDKWLIENKYFFRILMLILSFPVLFFSSANYFQSAYFTLKNKCLNIDFPICLGILTIFWRSIYEITYNLGPGYLDSLTGLVFFLLLGEFFQKKTNQYLSFDKENKFFYPISIIRLREGIEENIFISSLRQGDRILIRNEEIIPTDSILIRGTALIDNSFITGESKLVVKKNGDRIFAGGKQKGESIELEVLEKVDQSYLFQLWNNEVFKKKTEIHELVNKWSKYFTIITLAITLLTGLYWSIVNPCKLFKTVSSVLIVACPCALAISMPFILGNIMRILAKKNFYLRDVYIIERISQIKTLVFDKTGTITESNKSKISFVGKCLTKKQIILIASLVKNSKHPFSRKLYKFLYTGKIFPVRDFKEIPGKGLEANINGMKIKVGSAKYIIHEPQKENIKQSRVFVYIERKVIGYFIFLNFYRKKLKKIFEKLAYYKIIIISGDNDSEKSRLYTILPKKSIFFFEQSPKEKLYRIKYLQKIGEKIMMFGDGLNDTGALKQSDVGVALSEDVNNFSPNCDVLMKADSFDKIFEILQLSKIGILLVRISFIISIYYNIIGLSLAIMGYLRPIIAAILMPLSSISIIVFSLISTKLSDYWINKIKN, encoded by the coding sequence GTGAATGCCTGTTTTCATTGTGGTGGTAAAATTAAATCAGAAAAAAAATTAAAAAAAAAACTTTTTTGTTGTTCTGGGTGCAAAGAAATTTATAAAATTTTGCAGTTTCATAAACTTAATAAATTTTATGACCTGAATGCTCATCCAGGTATGATTCCTAATAAAAAAAATAATAGATTTGATTTCCTTGACCAAAAAAAAATTAGAGAAAAACTGGTTGATTTTGAAAACGATAAAATTACTTTGATTAGATTATCTGTTCCATCAATACATTGTAGTTCCTGTATATGGATTCTTGAAAGTTTACCCAAAATCCATACTGGAATTATACAATCAACGGTAAATTTTCCGACCAAAAAGGTCTGTGTTCTTTTCAATAATAAAAAACTGCAATTAAGCAAATTAGCTTATTTTCTGAGTAAACTTGGTTATACTCCAAATTTTAATGAAAAATCAAGATATAATTCTATAAAAAATAAAAAACTGATCTATAAAATAGTTATTTCTTTTTTTTGCTTTGTAAATATTATGCTCTTAGCTATCCCTGAATATATAGGATCTGGAGATAAATGGCTAATCGAAAACAAATATTTTTTTAGAATATTAATGTTAATCCTATCTTTTCCAGTTCTATTTTTTTCTTCTGCAAATTATTTCCAATCTGCATACTTTACTTTGAAAAATAAATGTCTCAATATTGATTTTCCAATTTGTTTAGGAATATTAACAATTTTCTGGCGAAGTATATACGAGATTACCTATAATTTAGGTCCGGGCTATTTAGATAGTTTGACCGGATTAGTTTTTTTTTTACTATTAGGAGAATTTTTTCAAAAAAAAACTAATCAATATTTATCTTTTGATAAAGAGAACAAATTTTTTTATCCAATATCTATTATTAGGCTTAGAGAAGGTATTGAAGAAAATATTTTTATTTCTTCTCTAAGACAGGGAGATAGAATCTTAATTAGAAATGAGGAAATAATTCCAACTGATAGCATATTAATTAGAGGAACTGCTCTAATAGATAATAGTTTTATTACTGGAGAATCTAAACTTGTTGTTAAAAAAAATGGAGATCGTATTTTTGCTGGAGGCAAGCAGAAAGGAGAATCTATTGAATTAGAAGTTCTTGAAAAAGTGGATCAAAGTTATCTTTTCCAACTATGGAATAATGAAGTTTTTAAAAAAAAAACAGAAATCCATGAATTGGTAAATAAATGGAGTAAATACTTTACTATAATTACACTAGCAATAACTCTACTTACAGGTTTATATTGGAGTATAGTGAATCCATGCAAATTATTTAAAACGGTAAGTTCTGTTCTAATAGTAGCCTGTCCCTGTGCTTTAGCTATTTCTATGCCTTTTATTTTGGGTAATATAATGAGAATTTTAGCTAAAAAAAATTTTTATTTGAGAGATGTCTATATTATAGAAAGAATATCTCAAATAAAAACATTAGTTTTTGATAAAACTGGAACAATTACCGAATCTAATAAATCAAAAATTTCTTTTGTTGGAAAATGTTTAACAAAAAAACAAATAATCCTAATTGCATCTTTAGTAAAAAATTCTAAACACCCTTTTAGCAGAAAACTTTATAAATTTCTTTATACTGGAAAAATTTTTCCAGTTAGAGATTTTAAAGAAATTCCAGGAAAAGGTTTGGAGGCAAACATCAATGGAATGAAAATTAAAGTTGGATCAGCTAAATATATAATACATGAACCCCAAAAAGAGAACATCAAACAATCTAGAGTTTTTGTTTACATTGAAAGAAAAGTTATAGGATACTTTATTTTTCTTAATTTTTATAGAAAAAAATTAAAGAAAATTTTTGAAAAACTAGCTTATTATAAAATAATAATAATTTCTGGAGATAATGATTCTGAAAAATCCCGTTTATATACTATTCTTCCGAAGAAGAGCATATTTTTTTTCGAACAAAGTCCTAAAGAAAAACTTTATCGCATAAAGTATTTGCAAAAAATAGGAGAAAAAATAATGATGTTTGGAGATGGATTAAACGACACAGGAGCTCTTAAACAAAGTGATGTTGGAGTAGCCTTATCTGAAGATGTTAATAATTTTTCTCCTAATTGCGATGTTTTAATGAAAGCGGATTCTTTTGATAAAATTTTCGAAATTCTTCAATTATCTAAAATTGGAATTTTATTAGTAAGAATTAGTTTTATAATAAGTATATACTATAATATAATTGGATTGAGTCTTGCTATAATGGGATATTTGAGACCTATAATAGCTGCAATATTGATGCCTTTAAGTTCCATTTCTATCATAGTATTTTCCCTAATTTCAACTAAACTAAGTGATTATTGGATAAATAAAATTAAGAACTAA
- the ccoS gene encoding cbb3-type cytochrome oxidase assembly protein CcoS has protein sequence MGILLLMILASVSLGVVFLIIFIICVRKGQFDDYETPSVRILIED, from the coding sequence ATGGGCATATTACTTTTAATGATATTAGCTAGTGTTTCGTTAGGAGTTGTTTTTCTTATCATATTTATAATATGTGTAAGAAAAGGGCAATTTGATGATTACGAAACACCCTCAGTTCGTATCTTAATTGAGGATTAA
- the ccoO gene encoding cytochrome-c oxidase, cbb3-type subunit II: protein MDIKKIYWDNRIVKAFLYATVIWAILGFLSGLSIAFLLFYPEFPELILGNILKNSEGIFGFGRWRMIHTTTVIFAFVGNIIFAGSYYSIQRLLKSRMYSDILSWMHFFGWQLLIILSWITFLKGINSSKEYAEHEWPLDLLISAVWIIYGINMIGTLFQRRIKHLYVSIWFFLGTWVAVAMLHIFNNLELPISFSSFKSYSLYAGVQDALVQWWYGHNAVAFILTTPILGLMYYFVPMASGTPVFSYKLSIVHFWSLIFIYIWAGPHHLMYTALPSWAQMLGTIFSIMLIAPSWGGMLNGLLTLKSSWVRMKKDPILKFFLVSITAYGMATVEGPMLATKKLNSICHFTDWVIAHVHLGTLGWNGFMAFGIIYWLTKKLWNSTYSIFLANTHFWLGFFGIILYIFPMYWCAIMQSNAWKSFYPDGSLVNKNFLETVIMIKPFYVLRFIGGVIYFFGTILMIYNIYKTIKKGKFIINEKIEFTVIPNKICEEKFHGWLERKPVPFIILSLVVLAIGGASEIIPTLIIKSNVPNISSVTPYTPLELEGRDIYISEGCNACHSQIVRPFRDEVVRYGEYSKAGEFVYDHPFLWGSKRTGPDLARVGGKVPSLWHFKHLSNPRYTSPGSIMPSYPWLFNELDRSFTKSKIKTMINLGVPYRKKDLENAFTKMEEQARKIVAHICRESPYMREKMEFQRKFITLENLEKSKIIALISYLQRIGTDIKKVNQF, encoded by the coding sequence ATGGATATTAAAAAAATATATTGGGATAACCGTATAGTTAAAGCATTTTTATACGCAACGGTTATTTGGGCCATTTTAGGTTTTTTATCTGGTTTATCCATCGCCTTTCTCCTATTCTACCCAGAATTTCCAGAGTTAATATTAGGTAATATTTTGAAAAATTCCGAAGGAATATTTGGGTTTGGAAGATGGAGAATGATACATACAACAACCGTTATTTTTGCTTTTGTAGGAAATATTATTTTTGCAGGCTCTTATTATTCTATACAAAGGTTGTTAAAATCAAGAATGTACAGCGATATTTTAAGCTGGATGCATTTTTTTGGTTGGCAATTACTTATAATCCTTTCTTGGATAACTTTTCTAAAAGGAATTAATTCTAGTAAAGAATACGCAGAACACGAGTGGCCATTAGACCTTTTAATTTCTGCTGTTTGGATTATTTATGGAATAAACATGATTGGTACTCTTTTTCAAAGACGAATTAAACACCTTTATGTTTCCATATGGTTTTTTTTAGGAACTTGGGTTGCTGTTGCTATGTTACATATTTTCAATAACCTTGAATTACCTATCTCTTTTTCTTCCTTTAAAAGTTATTCTCTTTATGCTGGAGTCCAAGATGCTCTAGTTCAATGGTGGTATGGTCATAATGCTGTTGCATTTATTTTAACCACTCCTATTCTTGGTTTAATGTATTATTTTGTTCCAATGGCATCTGGAACGCCAGTTTTTTCTTATAAACTTTCTATTGTACATTTTTGGTCTCTCATTTTTATATATATATGGGCAGGTCCACACCATTTAATGTATACAGCCTTACCATCTTGGGCCCAAATGTTGGGAACTATATTTTCTATAATGCTAATAGCTCCATCTTGGGGTGGAATGCTTAATGGTCTTTTAACATTAAAAAGTTCTTGGGTAAGAATGAAAAAAGATCCCATCTTAAAGTTTTTTCTAGTATCGATTACAGCTTATGGTATGGCTACCGTAGAGGGCCCAATGCTAGCTACAAAGAAATTAAACTCTATTTGTCATTTCACAGATTGGGTAATAGCTCATGTACATTTGGGAACATTAGGATGGAATGGATTTATGGCATTTGGTATTATTTACTGGTTAACTAAAAAATTGTGGAATTCAACATACTCAATTTTTCTAGCTAACACTCATTTTTGGTTAGGTTTTTTTGGTATAATACTTTATATTTTTCCCATGTATTGGTGTGCAATAATGCAGTCCAATGCATGGAAATCTTTTTACCCAGATGGGTCACTGGTAAATAAAAATTTTCTTGAAACCGTTATAATGATAAAGCCCTTCTATGTTCTTAGGTTCATTGGAGGAGTAATTTACTTTTTTGGAACTATATTAATGATTTATAATATATACAAAACAATCAAAAAAGGAAAATTCATCATAAATGAAAAAATTGAATTTACGGTTATCCCGAACAAAATATGTGAAGAAAAATTTCATGGATGGCTTGAACGAAAACCGGTTCCATTCATAATCCTATCTTTAGTTGTACTTGCAATAGGTGGTGCATCTGAAATTATTCCCACTCTAATAATTAAGTCTAATGTTCCAAATATATCAAGCGTTACACCTTATACTCCTCTTGAACTAGAAGGAAGAGATATTTACATATCAGAAGGATGCAATGCTTGTCATTCTCAAATAGTACGTCCTTTTCGAGATGAAGTAGTCCGTTATGGAGAATATTCGAAGGCAGGGGAATTCGTATATGATCATCCTTTTTTATGGGGTTCAAAAAGAACTGGCCCAGATTTAGCTAGAGTTGGTGGAAAAGTTCCTAGTTTATGGCATTTTAAACATCTATCTAATCCTAGATACACTTCTCCTGGATCTATTATGCCTAGTTATCCTTGGTTATTCAACGAATTAGATAGATCTTTTACAAAATCTAAAATAAAAACTATGATTAATCTAGGAGTTCCTTATCGAAAGAAAGATCTAGAAAATGCTTTTACGAAAATGGAAGAACAAGCAAGGAAAATTGTTGCACATATCTGTAGAGAATCTCCGTATATGAGAGAAAAAATGGAATTTCAAAGAAAATTTATTACTTTAGAAAATTTAGAAAAAAGTAAAATTATTGCTTTGATTTCTTATTTGCAACGGATAGGTACTGATATTAAAAAGGTGAACCAGTTTTAA
- a CDS encoding c-type cytochrome encodes MNFSFLRTVYLTFSIIILGFYAFYFYGGEIYSLNLKEPETWISLFTIFILLWIIELINEIINKKIKKEKIKNVEVKKIYNGSGILELDNHPPDWWIKLFYITVIFSTIYLLAYFFTDFAHTKKEYELAYKKQMKKVIFFEKTRTQVTLETAKFKKEFVEEGKALFQATCASCHNPDGGGNICPNLTDDYWINKIEKNLFKNIFYIIWNGSKNNPTMRAFGVSGEIKGNDIEKISSYVYFINKNSIKPSRAKTPEGEKTLWVD; translated from the coding sequence ATGAATTTTAGTTTTCTTAGAACTGTCTATTTAACATTTTCCATTATTATTTTAGGATTTTATGCATTCTATTTCTATGGAGGGGAAATTTACTCTCTAAATCTAAAAGAGCCAGAAACATGGATTTCATTGTTTACTATTTTTATCCTTTTATGGATTATTGAATTAATTAATGAAATTATTAACAAAAAAATTAAAAAAGAAAAAATAAAAAATGTTGAAGTAAAAAAGATCTATAATGGATCGGGTATTTTAGAACTAGATAATCATCCTCCGGATTGGTGGATAAAACTATTTTATATAACCGTTATTTTTTCTACAATATATCTTTTAGCTTATTTTTTTACAGATTTTGCTCATACTAAAAAAGAATACGAACTAGCTTACAAAAAACAAATGAAAAAAGTTATTTTTTTTGAGAAAACTCGTACTCAGGTAACATTGGAAACAGCTAAATTCAAGAAAGAATTTGTAGAAGAGGGGAAAGCTTTATTTCAGGCAACTTGTGCAAGCTGCCATAATCCAGATGGTGGAGGAAATATTTGTCCAAATTTAACGGATGATTACTGGATTAATAAAATAGAAAAAAATCTTTTTAAAAATATTTTCTATATAATTTGGAACGGGAGTAAAAATAATCCAACGATGAGAGCTTTTGGAGTTTCAGGTGAAATAAAAGGAAACGATATAGAAAAAATATCCAGCTATGTTTATTTTATAAATAAAAATTCTATTAAACCTTCGAGGGCAAAAACTCCAGAAGGAGAAAAAACCCTTTGGGTAGATTAA
- a CDS encoding FixH family protein — translation MKYVIFIVFISFIISIIFLQSNVSPKLGSEHSFEKGIKFQEHIEEKKNAYEKVKIQKSPKGIEIKFPIGFHTINTFGNVFIIFFSKKKDIRLYFKPNFKGLLLIPSEDLNSGVFELHFKWKTKVKKYLIKEILNEPNRKITKRSFRIS, via the coding sequence ATGAAATACGTAATTTTTATAGTATTTATAAGTTTTATTATTTCCATAATTTTTCTGCAATCCAACGTATCTCCTAAACTAGGATCAGAACATTCCTTTGAGAAAGGAATAAAATTTCAAGAACATATAGAAGAAAAAAAAAATGCATACGAAAAAGTAAAAATCCAAAAATCACCTAAAGGTATAGAAATAAAATTTCCAATAGGATTTCATACAATAAATACATTTGGAAATGTATTTATTATTTTTTTTTCTAAAAAAAAAGATATTCGCCTTTATTTTAAACCTAATTTTAAGGGTCTTTTACTTATCCCTTCAGAAGATCTTAATTCTGGAGTTTTTGAACTCCATTTTAAATGGAAAACTAAAGTAAAAAAATATTTGATAAAAGAAATCCTAAATGAACCAAATAGAAAAATTACAAAAAGAAGCTTTAGAATATCATGA
- a CDS encoding malic enzyme-like NAD(P)-binding protein — protein sequence MNQIEKLQKEALEYHEKFPSGKIQISPTKEYGSQKELSLAYSPGVAIPSKAIAKNLNNVFRYTAKGNLVAVISNGTAVLGLGDIGPDASKPVMEGKGLLFKIFAGIDVFDIEINERDPEKFVQVVKAISPTFGGINLEDIKAPEAFKIEEKLKNEIDIPIMHDDQHGTAIISGAALINSLELTNRNIKNVKMVINGAGAAAISCARIYEKLGVQKQNIIMLDSKGVIQSYRKDLTKEKQEFAVDSSIKTLEEAIKGADIFIGLSIGGALTAKMLLNMSENPIVFACANPSPEIEYELAVKTRPDIILATGRSDYPNQVNNVLVFPYLFRGALDVHAKKINEAMKLAAIQSLASLAKESVPEKVKIAYNNKNLYFGKEYIIPKPLDPRLMINVTTAVAKAAIKSKVARSPILDWKAYEAQLRKRVNFHK from the coding sequence ATGAACCAAATAGAAAAATTACAAAAAGAAGCTTTAGAATATCATGAAAAATTCCCATCTGGGAAAATACAGATTTCTCCAACAAAGGAATATGGTAGTCAAAAAGAATTATCTCTTGCTTACTCTCCAGGCGTTGCTATTCCTAGTAAAGCAATAGCAAAAAATCTGAATAATGTTTTTAGATACACAGCTAAGGGCAATCTAGTTGCTGTAATTTCTAATGGAACGGCAGTATTGGGACTAGGAGATATAGGACCTGACGCCTCCAAACCAGTAATGGAAGGAAAGGGTTTATTATTCAAAATCTTCGCTGGTATTGATGTTTTCGATATAGAAATTAATGAGAGAGATCCAGAAAAATTTGTACAAGTAGTAAAAGCTATATCACCTACTTTTGGTGGAATAAATCTTGAAGATATTAAAGCACCAGAAGCATTTAAAATTGAAGAAAAACTAAAGAATGAGATTGATATACCAATTATGCATGACGACCAACATGGAACAGCAATAATCTCTGGGGCAGCGTTAATCAATTCTTTGGAATTGACAAATAGAAACATTAAAAATGTGAAAATGGTCATAAATGGAGCAGGAGCTGCTGCTATCTCTTGTGCTAGAATTTATGAAAAACTTGGGGTACAAAAACAAAACATTATTATGCTAGATAGCAAAGGGGTTATCCAAAGTTACAGAAAAGATTTAACCAAAGAAAAGCAAGAATTCGCAGTTGATTCGTCTATAAAAACCTTAGAAGAAGCAATTAAAGGAGCAGATATTTTTATAGGATTATCTATTGGAGGAGCTCTAACAGCAAAGATGCTTTTGAATATGTCTGAAAATCCTATTGTTTTTGCTTGCGCTAATCCTTCTCCAGAAATAGAATATGAATTAGCTGTTAAAACAAGACCAGATATAATACTAGCAACAGGGCGTAGTGATTATCCTAATCAAGTAAATAACGTATTAGTATTTCCTTATCTATTTAGAGGAGCTTTAGATGTTCATGCTAAGAAAATTAACGAAGCAATGAAACTTGCAGCCATCCAATCTCTCGCTTCTCTAGCTAAAGAATCTGTTCCAGAGAAAGTAAAAATTGCTTATAATAATAAGAATCTTTACTTTGGAAAAGAATATATTATACCCAAACCACTTGACCCCCGCTTGATGATCAATGTTACTACCGCAGTTGCTAAAGCAGCTATAAAATCTAAAGTAGCTAGATCCCCTATTCTAGATTGGAAGGCATACGAAGCTCAGCTTCGGAAAAGAGTGAATTTTCACAAATGA